DNA from Trachemys scripta elegans isolate TJP31775 chromosome 15, CAS_Tse_1.0, whole genome shotgun sequence:
ACtacttcttaaaataaaaatcatttgttttcatAAATAAGTCTATATGGCAATAAGTGGTCTTCCACAACATTGGAAGCAAAAATCAAGTGTAATTAAGATTTTAATATCTTAAATACAATATTTGAGGAAGCAGAAGATTTTTCTACCAAATAAGATCAAAGTGCAGCTAATTACTTGGAATTCCCACACAGACAAAGCGCCTGTTATCATTTGTAtctgagaatttattaaaaaatatatttaatatataaaaagtataaaatatttGCTATATTGGTTTGGAACCACAGCAGTAGTTCTACTGTGGTTAAATCTATACCAGTGTATGTTATTGCTAGAGAAAAGCCATTAATAGCAAGTtttcaaggaagaaaaaaaaaaaaaatccagtggtaGTTTCTcgatctatttttaatttttaaaatgtttcctcaaTGAAAACAGGCAATTTTATCACTTCTGATAACAAACATATCTGCTCCCATGAACATTAAAGCAGATATtgcttttttctatattttcttcCCAAAAGAAGAGTAAAGTTAGGGCCTTAGTCCTACAGATGCAGATCATACCACATTGCAATAGGACTGGTCATGGGTATTTGGAGAGTAAGAATTTATAGCTGCCATGGCAAAAGGCCCTATAGAAATTAGTAAAGTAATAATTACTTGGCAGAAAAACATGATTGGGGGAGCTAGTGGGAAAAGGGAAGGTGGAAAAGCTCTCAATTTTACCTTTCATCAGACTTTTAGAGATCACAGCACTAGCACTGAAACCAAATGCTAATTACTACATGTCCCAAGCAATTTGTATTGTGCCATGCAACATGTATCGGACAAGCAATACGTCGTAGCTAAGACCAACATCAAATAGAGAGAAATAaggcttccctcccacccctaaTATATACTGAGGCCTAAAATTTAATTCCTCTTATTCATTGATATATTCACCATTcaacattaaaaagaaacaatcCAGAAGGTAAGAGGAGGAATGAGAAATGCATGCTCAGTGCAGCCATACCCCAACATCAGTCTCTTCAGATGTCAGTTGTCAAAGATGTCATGGTATTTTTTTACTGTAAGAAATTAGGACAGTACTTAtaaatctctctttaaaataaatcaagagTCCAGCTAGTTCATGCAGGGAGCAGTCAACATAGAAAGGCAGAAAAAAGATGGGATTTTTATACAAAATAGTTTTATGCAAAATGGCTGCCAGGAGGTGGCAAGGTGTCGCCTCTGTGGTCCAGCTGATCCTGGAGTCGTGCAAACTCAGCAAGTTCATTCAATTCTTGAAATTGCCTGTCTGTTTTGTGGCTCACCAGTGACCTATAGAAGTGGACTGCAAACACAATGAAAATCAATCCAAAAGGAACCATAATAGATGTTgaggcaatggctgctgcctctcCTGGGGTGATAGTAGAATTGTTGTCATTGGCTGAAACAAGAGGATGCCTCTTCAGTGGAAGAAATTTCACCCAACAGAGCAGCACCACCTCTGCAAGGAAGAGCAAAGTCCCAATGACAGTGGAAAATGCCCAGGCGAGCTCAATGTGCCGGTGCATACGCTCATGCGGAGACTCCTTTACAGAGTTGAGATTGTGCACATTACTAACAGCCTCTATATTTGGAAGAATGCAGGTACTTATCATGAGAGCAAAGAGGTGAACAGCAACAAGCACAGTAGTACAGGCACTGAAAGCTATCAAGAGACCTGGAGGGTAGACATGTGTTGGCTCTAGCTGAACCTCCACCATAGCCACCTGGAAAGgaagaataaagatttaaaacTGAACTGTATATTTTAAGACATCACTTTACAAACAAGAGGTTTAACATTAGCGGTTTAAACATTTCCCTTTTAGatcaatacaatattttaatgatATAATTTAATTCTCACTACGTCtggacaatgaaaacagactTGGCAACGTCACTTACTGATTGTCATGCAATAGCACTATGCTGCAAAGTTTGGGCTCCAAACACTGCAGGGAAGTCTAAATCAGAGAGTGGATAAACATCCAATTCAAAACTGgacttttaaaaaactaaaataaaattgaaatgatGACAATTCACATTAAAgcctaaatttattttaaatctattaaaattatttgaatggAATAAGAAAATATTCAGACAGTATatgtttgctgccaaagttttaaaaataaaagttaaaccactgcactggtggaagtcactggctaagcacctggacctaggagtttgttgaagtgctaaagcagcttttgacagcagtagcctcttctccTGGTGCAGAGAATATTCTCTTTATTTCGTTTCAAtaactagttcattcaaagttgagaaaccaattgggagttgaaaaagcaaaaaagcttcttttcctttttaacttCATGAACAAACACAGGAGGATCAGATCTACTACTTCTAAAAATACTGAAGGACAtgatgaccagaaacaatcagttcaatttattagctacagataatacttcctctaatcagttgttttaaatgcaatactgttttgatacaaaaaaaaaaaaaaatgtatatatcctgcacatttaaggttgtttttatttaagtaaaatttaaaaaatgcacagaCATTTTTccttgaattccaatttccatccatgCAGCTTGACACATTTCACAAGTAAAAATTTAATAAAGGAAATAAGAAACATATTATTTtacaacaaaacaatgtaaaaaaaataaagctctgAATAAGTGTTAAGCTAAATGATTAATTGTGAGAACAGATATAGCATATCTTCCTGGTTAGCAAGAAATACCAAGAGCAATCTAGAGACTATATttatttgcaattaaatataaagagcaaccaatgagaatcaacctctctttaggaaaacaaaagagtacaaatgcaaaacaagattaaaatagatatttaaatTGAGGTTTCCTGCTTGCCATGATATAAAAAAATACTACTGATTTTTAATCAAACACACTGCCATAAATCCAAACCAAAACCAGTTTCAATTATAGGCTAATATGATGagaaatttaaactttttaacAAATCCTACACTCTGGGCCTGAGGTAGCAAATGGGGCCACATTTCACTTAATCCATTTCTAAGATACACCAATTGTAAGATGCTTTGTCAGTAAAGACAACACATAAGTTAATGCCAATAAAATAACTGCCCTGCCAATTCCAAGTTAATTTCCATAAGGCAGCCAGGCCTTGAGGATCAACATAGTGAGACTCTGTTAGGCCACAAGTGAAGTGAaacaaattctaaaaaaaaagtaggaataCTTCACTGAGAGGGTTTTGTTCCCCAGCTGTACAAAATTAGTGATTGTCAGTTTATCCATCTCTTGCGGATCTCAATTGCAGGAGTGATGCAGGCTCTAAGGATaaaggctatgtccacactgcagtaaAAAACCTTGTGGCTctctgctgacttgggctcacggggcttgggctggggagctaaaaattgcagtgccGGTGTTTAGACTTGTGCTGAAGCTCAGATTTTTGAGACCAACCATGTTCTGGGGTTTCAGAGGCTGGGCCAGGAGGGGCTGGCATAGGACAATGTCAGCCTTACACTAATCTAGCAGTCCTCTGTTTGGGCAGAATATCTTAAAGCTGCATCATTACTGAAGTGGCACTTaggagcacagttgccaactttcacgtggtaaataagcaccccaactttcaaaataagtaaaaaaatcaagctaatcccttttcaaaacaaggccaaaacaaaccAATCCATAAGAACCCGAACACTGTATGTGACTagatttcccaccccacccccccggtgtgcagtctgggactgtggtgggcctgctgtgaacccctgactctctcccccccgcccatttTTGTCCCCCCCTTGCTGGGAGCCGATCAAAGAaagaagctacaagccaaacaagtaaacaaacaagccaaaaactagccaacaagcaattcACAAGcaaattaaaccaaaaacaaggccaatttctgcgtttttttcatgggtttggcataTCTGCTTAGGAGTGGCCAAGGATTTGGGGTGACATCCTGACCCcattcaatgaaagttttgccatttacttcaatggggccagaatttcacccctgaGCCTAACAAAGTTCTCCAGTTTCTGCCACATAAGGCAGAAATAGCTCAATGTTCCTTTAAATGTAAATTGAGAGGTTTCCATTCATATTATATGACCATCAAGTGAAGTCTTCTATTAGATTTATCATCCCTGCTAGGCCATCTAAACTATTCCTTTATCCAATGCAGCAATGCCCCTAGCAAGAGAGGAAATTTTAAAAGCAACTCTTTCAGAGGATTCTTTTAAGCATTTACAGTTGCTTAGAGACTTTAATCCTGGCATTTCtcttgaaaaacaaatacattatccTGATAAATTTGGCTCTGAGACAGAGCAGTTGCTTTTGAATAAAGCAGAAATACAAGAAAATTTAGCAAGCAACGTTTGGTCTCCTTTATCAGAGGGCTTGACTAATTTGtcagcatgtgtttaaatcaGAAACAAAAGTGATAGGCTGAATAAGGAATAGAATAGAAAATACTGAAAAGGTTATACAAAACCATGGAACATTGTCATACTGTGATCAGTTCTGATCATCCTATATGAAAAGAGGATAGAGGAGAAATAGAGAAGGGATCCAGAGGCAGATGACAAAAATAGTTTGAGGCATAGAAAGACATAATAAAGAGACATTAAAATTATTGGTATTGTTTAGTTTAGAGGTGAATAAGAGGGACACAATGGAAgcataaaaaataatgaattgtaATAGGAAACAGCTTTCTTCCACAACAGTTACTCTGTGTAATTTGGTGtgtataaatttaaaaaagaattagatatttatatggatgaTGACATCCAGTTACATTAAGTAGGATATTTTTTTTAGAAGAGGGGATCATGCTTCAGGGGATAAACTAACTAGGTTTAGGATTGACTAGGATtagaataaaaagaacaggagtacttgtggcaccttagagactacaaatgtattagagcataagctttcatgggctactgcccacttcttta
Protein-coding regions in this window:
- the ORAI1 gene encoding calcium release-activated calcium channel protein 1 isoform X2 yields the protein MSLNEHSMQALSWRKLYLSRAKLKASSRTSALLSGFAMVAMVEVQLEPTHVYPPGLLIAFSACTTVLVAVHLFALMISTCILPNIEAVSNVHNLNSVKESPHERMHRHIELAWAFSTVIGTLLFLAEVVLLCWVKFLPLKRHPLVSANDNNSTITPGEAAAIASTSIMVPFGLIFIVFAVHFYRSLVSHKTDRQFQELNELAEFARLQDQLDHRGDTLPPPGSHFA
- the ORAI1 gene encoding calcium release-activated calcium channel protein 1 isoform X3, which translates into the protein MSLNEHSMQALSWRKLYLSRAKLKASSRTSALLSGFAMVAMVEVQLERDYPYPPGLLIAFSACTTVLVAVHLFALMISTCILPNIEAVSNVHNLNSVKESPHERMHRHIELAWAFSTVIGTLLFLAEVVLLCWVKFLPLKRHPLVSANDNNSTITPGEAAAIASTSIMVPFGLIFIVFAVHFYRSLVSHKTDRQFQELNELAEFARLQDQLDHRGDTLPPPGSHFA
- the ORAI1 gene encoding calcium release-activated calcium channel protein 1 isoform X7, yielding MVEVQLEPTHVYPPGLLIAFSACTTVLVAVHLFALMISTCILPNIEAVSNVHNLNSVKESPHERMHRHIELAWAFSTVIGTLLFLAEVVLLCWVKFLPLKRHPLVSANDNNSTITPGEAAAIASTSIMVPFGLIFIVFAVHFYRSLVSHKTDRQFQELNELAEFARLQDQLDHRGDTLPPPGSHFA